A stretch of Pristiophorus japonicus isolate sPriJap1 chromosome 10, sPriJap1.hap1, whole genome shotgun sequence DNA encodes these proteins:
- the rnf6 gene encoding E3 ubiquitin-protein ligase RNF6 isoform X1, with product MEDTSNTDVEVSLQLVGIPSTMDPPNPANLRGDQQSPTENINHSEDERSRQLERLSREEAYYQFINDLSEEDYRLMRDSNLLGTPGEITAEELQQRLDGAKEQLTTLNGLGNSEREQSNENQGSDIPVESSNSDSLLEWLNTFRRTGNATRSGQSGNQTWRAVSRTNPNSGEFRFSLEININHEHEASNGQSLDTSTLESNINRNTENTQPQSLLTPIASRTRSRTQAHIQLAGERAHSESNLGAVRVEEVENMDVSPPLAQRSIRSGTIERITGRQRPRRQSTNRQADLSVSDERLIGRRRAERHSIGPIHEEEQQGRSESAELQRDVQTTVRESYVHGQMGRRRSSRNLQNRRSRSPLRRESVTVNSPDRSLSQQEDYLEQRPSARRQRTVDQSTMTTEEMQAISSSPSVQSPAGRVLRHEAMDEGDVNHSSGSSVAVRRHPTIMLDLQVRRIRPGENRDRDSIANRTRSRVRMAENTVTFESDSGGFRRTISRSELAGIRTYVSTIRIPLRRISETGLGEPSSVALRSILRQIMTGFGELSSLMENDSDSELNQRVQQNQSDSFDSISSQTSPNSNLSNLNNESTDTLTGDRGREQANESMQNEILDHAAESRESRDTNSLVENGTLPILRLAHFFLLNDDDEEERQRGLTKEQIDNLLTRNYGNINAENEVSKTCSVCINEYAIGNKLRRLPCAHEFHIHCIDRWLSENSTCPICRQPILGSSN from the exons CTAGTCGGAATTCCCAGCACCATGGATCCTCCTAATCCTGCCAATCTCCGAGGTGATCAACAGTCTCCCACAGAAAACATCAACCACAGTGAAGATGAGCGCAGCCGACAGTTGGAGCGCTTGAGCCGAGAGGAAGCATACTATCAATTTATCAATGATCTGAGCGAGGAGGACTACCGACTAATGAGAGACAGCAACCTTCTTGGCACTCCGG GTGAAATTACAGCAGAAGAATTGCAACAGCGTTTGGATGGTGCGAAGGAGCAATTAACAACACTGAACGGCCTGGGCAATAGTGAACGTGAACAAAGTAATGAGAACCAAG GCTCTGACATACCAGTGGAAAGTTCGAATAGTGATTCCCTTCTTGAGTGGCTTAACACATTTAGGCGTACAGGAAATGCCACCCGCAGTGGACAGAGTGGGAACCAGACGTGGAGAGCTGTTAGTCGGACAAACCCCAACAGTGGCGAGTTCCGCTTCAGCCTGGAGATCAACATTAATCATGAGCATGAAGCTTCTAATGGTCAGTCTTTGGACACATCTACACTGGAAAGTAACATTAACAGGAACACAGAAAATACTCAGCCACAAAGTTTGTTGACTCCTATTGCTAGTCGTACCAGAAGTCGaactcaagcccacatccaattggCTGGTGAGCGGGCACACTCTGAAAGTAACTTGGGCGCAGTGAGGGTTGAGGAAGTAGAAAACATGGACGTTTCCCCACCATTAGCCCAAAGGAGTATCAGAAGTGGAACTATTGAAAGAATCACTGGTAGACAGAGGCCTAGAAGGCAAAGTACTAATCGACAGGCAGATTTAAGTGTAAGTGATGAAAGACTAATTGGTAGACGAAGAGCAGAACGGCATAGTATTGGACCAATACATGAAGAGGAGCAGCAAGGTCGAAGTGAATCTGCAGAGTTACAAAGGGACGTTCAAACCACTGTGAGAGAGAGTTATGTGCACGGCCAAATGGGACGACGCAGATCTTCCAGGAATTTACAAAACAGACGAAGTCGATCACCCTTGCGTAGAGAAAGTGTCACAGTAAATTCTCCGGACCGGTCTCTATCCCAGCAGGAGGATTATTTAGAGCAGAGACCAAGCGCGAGAAGGCAACGGACAGTGGACCAATCCACCATGACGACTGAGGAAATGCAGGCTATTAGTAGCAGTCCTTCTGTCCAGTCACCAGCTGGTAGAGTGCTTAGACATGAGGCTATGGATGAAGGAGATGTAAACCATTCCAGTGGATCCTCTGTAGCTGTTCGAAGGCACCCAACTATTATGTTGGATCTTCAGGTTCGAAGGATACGTCCTGGAGAAAACCGAGATCGTGACAGTATTGCGAATAGGACTCGATCCCGTGTCCGAATGGCAGAAAATACAGTGACATTTGAAAGTGACAGTGGTGGTTTCCGCCGTACCATTTCAAGATCTGAACTTGCAGGTATTAGGACTTATGTTAGCACGATCCGTATACCTCTACGCAGGATATCTGAGACTGGGCTTGGTGAGCCATCATCCGTTGCCTTGAGGTCAATACTTCGTCAGATTATGACAGGATTTGGTGAACTGAGCTCTCTAATGGAGAATGATTCTGATTCTGAACTTAACCAAAGAGTTCAGCAGAACCAATCTGATAGCTTCGATTCAATTAGCTCACAGACCAGTCCAAATAGCAATCTGTCTAATCTAAATAATGAATCAACTGACACATTGACAGGAGACCGAGGGAGGGAGCAAGCGAATGAAAGCATGCAGAATGAAATCCTCGACCATGCTGCTGAAAGCAGAGAAAGTCGAGACACAAATAGTTTGGTAGAAAATGGTACCCTGCCAATATTACGGCTTGCTCACTTCTTTTTGCTGAATGACGATGATGAGGAGGAACGCCAGAGGGGTCTGACCAAAGAACAAATTGACAATCTATTGACCCGGAATTATGGAAACATTAATGCAGAGAATGAAGTCAGTAAAACCTGCAGTGTATGTATTAATGAGTATGCAATAGGGAACAAGCTTAGAAGACTACCTTGTGCACATGAATTTCATATTCATTGTATTGACCGATGGCTTTCTGAAAATTCCACCTGTCCTATTTGTCGACAGCCTATCTTGGGATCCAGTAATTAA
- the rnf6 gene encoding E3 ubiquitin-protein ligase RNF6 isoform X2, producing the protein MDPPNPANLRGDQQSPTENINHSEDERSRQLERLSREEAYYQFINDLSEEDYRLMRDSNLLGTPGEITAEELQQRLDGAKEQLTTLNGLGNSEREQSNENQGSDIPVESSNSDSLLEWLNTFRRTGNATRSGQSGNQTWRAVSRTNPNSGEFRFSLEININHEHEASNGQSLDTSTLESNINRNTENTQPQSLLTPIASRTRSRTQAHIQLAGERAHSESNLGAVRVEEVENMDVSPPLAQRSIRSGTIERITGRQRPRRQSTNRQADLSVSDERLIGRRRAERHSIGPIHEEEQQGRSESAELQRDVQTTVRESYVHGQMGRRRSSRNLQNRRSRSPLRRESVTVNSPDRSLSQQEDYLEQRPSARRQRTVDQSTMTTEEMQAISSSPSVQSPAGRVLRHEAMDEGDVNHSSGSSVAVRRHPTIMLDLQVRRIRPGENRDRDSIANRTRSRVRMAENTVTFESDSGGFRRTISRSELAGIRTYVSTIRIPLRRISETGLGEPSSVALRSILRQIMTGFGELSSLMENDSDSELNQRVQQNQSDSFDSISSQTSPNSNLSNLNNESTDTLTGDRGREQANESMQNEILDHAAESRESRDTNSLVENGTLPILRLAHFFLLNDDDEEERQRGLTKEQIDNLLTRNYGNINAENEVSKTCSVCINEYAIGNKLRRLPCAHEFHIHCIDRWLSENSTCPICRQPILGSSN; encoded by the exons ATGGATCCTCCTAATCCTGCCAATCTCCGAGGTGATCAACAGTCTCCCACAGAAAACATCAACCACAGTGAAGATGAGCGCAGCCGACAGTTGGAGCGCTTGAGCCGAGAGGAAGCATACTATCAATTTATCAATGATCTGAGCGAGGAGGACTACCGACTAATGAGAGACAGCAACCTTCTTGGCACTCCGG GTGAAATTACAGCAGAAGAATTGCAACAGCGTTTGGATGGTGCGAAGGAGCAATTAACAACACTGAACGGCCTGGGCAATAGTGAACGTGAACAAAGTAATGAGAACCAAG GCTCTGACATACCAGTGGAAAGTTCGAATAGTGATTCCCTTCTTGAGTGGCTTAACACATTTAGGCGTACAGGAAATGCCACCCGCAGTGGACAGAGTGGGAACCAGACGTGGAGAGCTGTTAGTCGGACAAACCCCAACAGTGGCGAGTTCCGCTTCAGCCTGGAGATCAACATTAATCATGAGCATGAAGCTTCTAATGGTCAGTCTTTGGACACATCTACACTGGAAAGTAACATTAACAGGAACACAGAAAATACTCAGCCACAAAGTTTGTTGACTCCTATTGCTAGTCGTACCAGAAGTCGaactcaagcccacatccaattggCTGGTGAGCGGGCACACTCTGAAAGTAACTTGGGCGCAGTGAGGGTTGAGGAAGTAGAAAACATGGACGTTTCCCCACCATTAGCCCAAAGGAGTATCAGAAGTGGAACTATTGAAAGAATCACTGGTAGACAGAGGCCTAGAAGGCAAAGTACTAATCGACAGGCAGATTTAAGTGTAAGTGATGAAAGACTAATTGGTAGACGAAGAGCAGAACGGCATAGTATTGGACCAATACATGAAGAGGAGCAGCAAGGTCGAAGTGAATCTGCAGAGTTACAAAGGGACGTTCAAACCACTGTGAGAGAGAGTTATGTGCACGGCCAAATGGGACGACGCAGATCTTCCAGGAATTTACAAAACAGACGAAGTCGATCACCCTTGCGTAGAGAAAGTGTCACAGTAAATTCTCCGGACCGGTCTCTATCCCAGCAGGAGGATTATTTAGAGCAGAGACCAAGCGCGAGAAGGCAACGGACAGTGGACCAATCCACCATGACGACTGAGGAAATGCAGGCTATTAGTAGCAGTCCTTCTGTCCAGTCACCAGCTGGTAGAGTGCTTAGACATGAGGCTATGGATGAAGGAGATGTAAACCATTCCAGTGGATCCTCTGTAGCTGTTCGAAGGCACCCAACTATTATGTTGGATCTTCAGGTTCGAAGGATACGTCCTGGAGAAAACCGAGATCGTGACAGTATTGCGAATAGGACTCGATCCCGTGTCCGAATGGCAGAAAATACAGTGACATTTGAAAGTGACAGTGGTGGTTTCCGCCGTACCATTTCAAGATCTGAACTTGCAGGTATTAGGACTTATGTTAGCACGATCCGTATACCTCTACGCAGGATATCTGAGACTGGGCTTGGTGAGCCATCATCCGTTGCCTTGAGGTCAATACTTCGTCAGATTATGACAGGATTTGGTGAACTGAGCTCTCTAATGGAGAATGATTCTGATTCTGAACTTAACCAAAGAGTTCAGCAGAACCAATCTGATAGCTTCGATTCAATTAGCTCACAGACCAGTCCAAATAGCAATCTGTCTAATCTAAATAATGAATCAACTGACACATTGACAGGAGACCGAGGGAGGGAGCAAGCGAATGAAAGCATGCAGAATGAAATCCTCGACCATGCTGCTGAAAGCAGAGAAAGTCGAGACACAAATAGTTTGGTAGAAAATGGTACCCTGCCAATATTACGGCTTGCTCACTTCTTTTTGCTGAATGACGATGATGAGGAGGAACGCCAGAGGGGTCTGACCAAAGAACAAATTGACAATCTATTGACCCGGAATTATGGAAACATTAATGCAGAGAATGAAGTCAGTAAAACCTGCAGTGTATGTATTAATGAGTATGCAATAGGGAACAAGCTTAGAAGACTACCTTGTGCACATGAATTTCATATTCATTGTATTGACCGATGGCTTTCTGAAAATTCCACCTGTCCTATTTGTCGACAGCCTATCTTGGGATCCAGTAATTAA